The segment TCTGGGCGCGCTCCTCGTCACTGAGGTGGCGTTCGAACTCCTTGCGCAGCCAGTCTTCGGGGATCAGTGCCTCGATGTGCCGGTCCAGGTCTTCGAGACCCTTGAAGTAGGCGCCAAACGCCCGGTCGAATTTGTCGAAGTGGCGCTCGTCCTTGACCATCACGGTGCGCGCGAGGAAATAGAACTCGTCCATGTCGGCAAACACCACACGGTGCTTGAGCGCGTCGATCAGATCGAGCAGTTCGCGTACCGAGACCGGAACCTTGGCGGCACGCATTTCGTTGAACAGGCCAAGCAGCATGACTAAACCTCGGGCGTGCCGTTGCTGGCACGTGCAATCAAGTTAACTATCGGCAGGGTGCTGGGGCAGGTCGTCGGCAATTTCGTACCAGTCCGCCTTCGAGCCGACATAGATATGCGACTGCGTGGGTGGAGGCAGCGGTGAGTCGAGCGTGCCCACCGCGACGCCCAGTTCGTGCTCGCGGTTGTCGACGAACTGAAGGTTCGATCCGCAGCGGATGCAGAACGTACGGGTCACGTGTTCGGACGAGTGATAGACGCCCAGTTGATCCTTGCCGGAAAGCAGGTGGAACGCATCCAGAGGCACGCCGGCATAGCTGGCGAAGGCCGCGCCGTGCGCCTTGCGACACATCTTGCAGTGGCAGTGGCTCACGGCGTTTATCGGTGCGTCGATGCGATAGCGCACCACGCCGCACAGGCAACTTCCGGTATGCGTTTGCATGGCTCTTCTCCAGCAGGTGTCGGCGGTTCGGCAGCGACGCTGCCGTGTCTCAGCTGACGTTAGACGACGCCGCTGCGAGCGGCGAATCCGCCGGCTGGCCGACCGACGACAGGCGCTGTCAGCGGCTTGCGCGCCGGCTCATGAACGCCAGGCGTTCGAGCAACATCACGTCCTGTTCGTTTTTCACCAGTGCGCCGGCCAGCGGCGGGATCGCGCGAGTCGGGTCACGCTCACGCAGCACCGCTTCGCCGATCTCGTCGGCCATCAGCAGCTTCAGCCAGTCGACGAGCTCGCTGGTCGAGGGTTTTTTCTTCAGGCCGGGGACCTTGCGCACGTCGAAGAAGATGTCCAGCGCCTCGGAGACCAGCGACTGCTTGATGCCGGGGTAGTGGACGTCGACGATCTTCTGCAGCGTCTCGCGGTCGGGAAAGGCGATGTAGTGGAAGAAGCAGCGGCGCAGAAAGGCGTCCGGCAGTTCCTTCTCGTTGTTCGAGGTGATGATGATGATCGGGCGCTGCCTGGCCTTGATGGTTTCGTTCGTCTCGTAGACATAGAACTCCATCTTGTCGAGTTCCTGCAGCAGGTCGTTGGGAAACTCGATGTCGGCCTTGTCGATCTCGTCGATCAACAGAATGACGCGCTCCTCGGCCTCGAAGGCCTCCCAGAGCTTGCCTTTCTTGATGTAGTTCTTCACGTCGTGGACCTTGTCCACGCCCAGCTGCGAATCGCGCAGACGGCTGACCGCATCGTATTCGTAGAGGCCCTGGTGGGCCTTGGTGGTGGACTTGATGTGCCAGGTGATGAGCTTGGCGCCGAAGGAGTCGGCCAACTGCTCGGCCAGCATGGTTTTGCCGGTGCCCGGCTCGCCCTTGACCAGCAAGGGTCGTTGCAAGGTGATGGCCGCGTTGACGGCGAGCTTTAGGTCGTCGGTGGCGACGTAGGACTGAGTACCTTCGAATTTCATCGCGAATTCCTTGGCCGGCCTGGCATGCAGGCGTTGAGGGACAGGGGGTCGACTATAAGGGAAGGGTGGCTGTCTGTGAACGCGAGGCGATCATTCAGTCACTGAATGATCGCCAGCAATGTCCGACGTCCTTCATTGCCCCTCGTCCAGCGAGTGCTCGAAGCGCGCGGTGAAGGCCTGCACGAAGGCGTTACGCAGCACGGCGATAAATGCCTGGAATGGACTCATGTCAGCCGACTGCGTACTGCCGGACAGTTCGATACGCGTGGCGAACTGGTCTTTGCGCTGGTTTTGCAACACCTCCTGGCCACCGCCGACCACCGCCTCCCACAGACCTTGGAAAAAGC is part of the Stutzerimonas balearica DSM 6083 genome and harbors:
- a CDS encoding GFA family protein translates to MQTHTGSCLCGVVRYRIDAPINAVSHCHCKMCRKAHGAAFASYAGVPLDAFHLLSGKDQLGVYHSSEHVTRTFCIRCGSNLQFVDNREHELGVAVGTLDSPLPPPTQSHIYVGSKADWYEIADDLPQHPADS
- a CDS encoding AAA family ATPase, whose protein sequence is MKFEGTQSYVATDDLKLAVNAAITLQRPLLVKGEPGTGKTMLAEQLADSFGAKLITWHIKSTTKAHQGLYEYDAVSRLRDSQLGVDKVHDVKNYIKKGKLWEAFEAEERVILLIDEIDKADIEFPNDLLQELDKMEFYVYETNETIKARQRPIIIITSNNEKELPDAFLRRCFFHYIAFPDRETLQKIVDVHYPGIKQSLVSEALDIFFDVRKVPGLKKKPSTSELVDWLKLLMADEIGEAVLRERDPTRAIPPLAGALVKNEQDVMLLERLAFMSRRASR